The Vespa velutina chromosome 17, iVesVel2.1, whole genome shotgun sequence genome segment cgtcgtcgtcgtcgtcgttgtcgtcgtcatcgtcgttgtcgtcatcgttgcGAGCTTACTTTCGCGCAAGAATCGAAAATAAGATGAGGCGTTCCTCAAATTTTGACATTTCtatcaaatgtaaaaaattggAACTACTCGACGACGTTCGATCCTTGATTTTAAGTACCCATAATACGTCTCTTTGCGGAgacggagaaaagaagaaaaaaaaattcagacGAAATTTTAAGGATCTATGATAAGTTTGTGGACTTTGGAAAGGCAAGAAtcgtctatttctttttttctctttctccttacgTCCATGATCGATCCACGGcgatattttctaattcgaaaaaattagATCTTTAGGAGGGTGctgtaaataaatatccttTTGCCTGTGTCCGTCGTTTCGACGAGTTTATATCTTCTGCTATTTAGCTTCTCAATGAGATTCTTCGTTTCCGCTGTGCTATGATGCGTACTCCAACGTATAGAAAGGACAGATATCCTTATGATTTCCCAAGGGATCGTGTCTAACACCTGttcgtgataaaaaaaaaaaaggtcaaataacgataaaataaaaaaaataaataaataaaaaatatcctgtatgacgaatgaaaaataaagttttaattttaCCTGGCCATCTTGGATGTCCGGACTGTCGAGACTCAAGTAATCTAAAGTTGTGACGTTATAGGCCAGCAGTACACTGTAAAGAGGGAAACACTTCAATCTGGTCGTCGGCAAACTCTCGTCCGACGAAACAAGACTGTTCGGTCCTTCGCCTAATTTGGTAACTTGGACCTCGGATTCCTGATGATACGTTATCTGAAATACCAAAGATAGCAATCTAACCGatcgatcattattttctttcgacgaaTTTCTTAAACGAAGGCTTACTTCTTTGATGACTTTGTCGGTACTCAGGCATGAATGAAGCACTCtcgtttttatattacgaCTGCTTTTCTGAGCCTCGAAGAAACTTCTAGGATCTGTAAGGATCAAAACGCCTCTCCAATTCAAATTCGAATCGAGCCAGGCTGTACTGGACATTGCTCCTAtctgagaaggaaaaaaaaaaaaaaaaaaagaaaataaacgacaaTATTATTCGTACGATCGAAATTAGATCTCTAgatggttaaaaaaaagaaaaaagaaaaagtaaaagtatacAAGCggaatattgatattaattaggttcgtttaaaaattttaatcgattatacgCAAGTTCTCTAAAGTGGCGCGTCAAAAAAGTTGAACTATGATTGAAGAaccataattatataataaaattcgaaagataaatcgtaatttgaaaataaatcccTACCCTGCTGATATATTCAATGTAGACACCCTCGCGTTTATTTTGTGTCAAACTCGCAACGTACTTCTCCTCGGAGGTTTGCGTCGCGTTTAGGAACTCTTGATGAGTCGTTGGTTTAAAATGAACCTCGCGTATGTAAGCGATCAGCTGAGGATTGTCCATGGAGACGCTGTTAAGCACGTAGTCCCTCGTCATGTTCGCATCGAAGGCTTGCCTCCTGTAATATCGGAAGGTCGGCTTTAAAGTTTCAAAGGTCTCATTAGCGAGAGAATTGATGATCACCCTTTTGAGATCGGTagcaataaaagagaataggaATCGATTCAAATCGGCTCGCGTTCAAAATGGAAAAATCATTAACGTGTAAGTAATGTTAACTAATACGCTCCAATTGAAAATTCCTCGGACGAagaagacaataaaaaaatgattgtaaTTTTAAAGCATTGAATTAGAAGTTTACCTTAATGCAGCAGCTTCGCTCCAAACGAGAAGTAACGCCATGGCAGTTGAAAAAGCTGCTAGAAAAGCCAAGCAGGGGGCCACTCTTCGCCACCAGGTCCTCTTGTAGCTTAACAAAGCGTTAGCAGGGAGATTTGAGGCCGCTGTTGCTTGTTGACCACCACCTCCGCCTCCAACTCCGGCTGAGGCCGTTCCTGGCCCAGCCATCCTGTCGAAATAGAACgggcaatttctttttaaccttcttttttccccttgtTTTCAAAGGACAGGGTTCGCTACTACACGTGGCGATCATGCCGGACTATTTACGCTCTCGCCAGCAAATTTATTGTCGTTTCGAGGGAGATTTCGAATGCACCTGTCGTTGCGACTCTCTCGTCGCTCCAACgtccgttcattcgttcgttctttgtCCCCGTCGACAATTTCTAAAGGCATTTGcatcgtaaataatttttatacgtacatttatctccagaaaaaaaaaagagaaaaaaaaagagaaaaaaaaagagaaaaaaaaagagattacgTCGCTCGTAAAGCAAgctaattaattctatttagtctttccaattttattatcagatcatataaatttttattattagatcaATCAATCTcgatagtttttttttgtttttatcagaATAAGATGGCAACGTTTGATATTTCTATTGAATACAATTTAATTCAAGAACATCGGAGTGACACAATGGACGCTTATTGTAGGCGTCTCGACCTCGATTCACCTCCTTGCAAGCTGCCACGTACCGATAATTTTAACTTCttggaaaaataatcgatcgtatgaaagaaagagagagagagagagagagagagagagagagagagatatcatttgtttttttcatttcgaagagAAACGCGGCGTTGTCTATCGATTCGATTCACCCTCTTTTGCTCACGGACATGCGATACGCCTggcattaattaatttcttctcgAGTTTTAGGgtcgttcgaataaaatataactatCCTAGCGTATTCCCTCGAGTAAGAAAAATCAGAACGAGTAAACGACACACCTTCCAACCCAGAAACGTTCGATATAATGCTGCCATCATTGTTAGcagaatttatttcattaacacatttttctcatattaccggttttctaatgaaatataataatctctaAAATAAATCTACCGAATACTCGTAGAGTACGAATAATCGAATATGGTAGGACCAGttggaaattaatttcatataatttacgAAAGAATTCGCGGAATAATCGTTTgcattcattaaaatttatttctttaatttcaaaaatcttttcttcttttaattaaaaaataaatcatcgaGGTTGTCACCTTGTAtggttctatatatataaggtttcttgcagaattttttcttgcaattaaaagaaaaacatataaacgttaattaaaaaCGTTGCTATTCGCCATAAGATAAAAGAGTAATAGATGTGTTGTAAAGACGGCACTTAGGCGAGTCGCGCATGGGTCAGGTATATCTAGATGTATTTGTTTCTCTACTACTACACGTGACTCACGGCCGGCGCGCACGGACTttctaaacaaattttttcctaTCGCATCCATAAGAGTACACATATAAGGATTCCGAACAAAGGAAGTCTTCGGGTTCGTATCCTTTTCGTACCTGCCGTTCGCAAACCCATCCCATTCAAGAATAAGACTTCCAATATTCGACCTTCTCGGCATCTTTACTCGGTATTTCACGCATTATGATGCGatgatcttttttaaaaatacgtaaagaagttatttgaaatattaaagagtCATTCGTTTCGtctcttcgattttttttccttgtgaTTTAATTTcgtcggttttttttttttttttttttttataaaagattcgAAGATTTTTAGGGGACACGAGAGGTAAGAAAAACATAACAAATCGAGACACCAGATGTAAACATTGTGCAATTAAAAGAACGCTTGATGTACGTAAAACTCGacgatttcatttaattatggAAACGAAACAACGCTTTGCGTTGCGGTCTTCGATCTTTTTGACATAACGACGGTGTGacggtaagagagaaagaacaaacgaCCGTTCTaattacctttttcttttgatgtcAAACAAGAGAATAACGGATCGACCACTATACGTTTTACCTAATCCCAATAAACGAGCATTGTGCAAATGatagctctctttctctctcactttttttttaccaaagtATTAAACATGTGTTTTTGTCGGAACGTTACGACCCCCACTCGTTTCACTCGAATGACATTTTTCTAATTCCAACGTTACATGTCAACGCAACAAATATCTGAATTGGTGAAATGGAAAACggcgaaaagaaaggagagagagagagagagagagagagagagagagagagagagagagagagagagaagaaagagaatagaaacgcgtagaaaagaaaagaaaaaaagcaagttGTGAAAACGTGATCCCCGTTGTTTTCCACCGTTAAAAGCTTTCTTTGccttttatattgaatttacGGTGATGgcggagagagaaaaaaaaaaggaaaagagagaaaagcagacataaaagagaaataagacgtaaagagggaaaagaaaataatcgtcaTTTGAAGAAAAGACTGAAACCTTTGCGGAATAATATCACTCTCGTCATGAgcgatatcgatcgatcgatttcaacgtacatatgtatcatttaaatgtaataagttGTAGGTAGGATACGATAGGTTCGCATAGCTTTCACATCGGTCTCTCTAGTCGTAAACGTTAATATACACACAAGTCGTTAGTAAACATATCCGTAATACATAACATACtcgtaaaaacgaaaaatgatgCATAACAAGTTGAGAAAGATAGCGCGATTCACTTTGTTTGAAAGAGAACTTCGtatattatatctacatatcACTCATACTTTCATGCACCGATAAATccgtacaaaaaagaaaaaaaaaaaaaaacgtaacaaaaagaaagaagaaacaaacgaaTTCACATAATTGTTACTATCTAACAACTCTGAAAGAACGTTCCCTTCGAAGGAATTAAAATCCAAAACACGATCGTAGCTTaatggattttttctttctctctctctctctctcttttttttcttgtttatcgaTACTACGTACTTGGACTTGAGGGGCTCCAGTTTTTGGCAGATCTTTCTTGTTCGATTTTAAGTGCCGATGGAAACGCAGCTTTAACAGCACAGTACTTTGATCGCGGGAAGCTTTACATCTCGTCCGTGACACGCTCGCTGTCCCGTACACATTCGGCTTTCGTTTGCGCGACTGTAGGAGAGCGTgctcatctctctttctctctttctctctctctctctcttctccttctcctactcctcttgcccctctcttcttcctttctctcccactctctttctctcgatttccTTTCGTCCGGCCGACCCACACGCGCGGTGCACTTTACGAAGTAGCGTCCTCGCTTTGCATCGAGAAGAATGTAACCGTAAAGGAACTTTTCTAtgtctcttcctcctctctacGGAGAGGAGTCATgacaaagaaggaaagaaagagaatgagggaCTACGACGACTCGCAAAGCGACTACTCGCTGACTGAGAGTCGTCGGCTAGAAGggagcgaaagaaagagaggagggtaTAGCCGCAGTGCAGCTCTGTCGATgagtctttctctttccttcttaaaCTCCGACTCGCTCTCTTTCTGCAtatacctatctctctctttcccacgATTCTTCGTATtcatgcgagagagagagagagagagagagagtcagcgTCGGGCGTTTGTCCTCACTGAGAAAGAGacgtttccttcttcttgACTCATCGtacgaaagatagagagaaggagagggagaggaagagagagagagagagggagagagagagagagatgatacaCGCACACGTTtggtgaaaaagagaggacgGAGTGGCACGGAGGACGACGGTTGCTGGCTCGTGACGAGCACCGACTGCGTGTGCCCTCCTCGCTGGCACCTGGAAACGGCCCCAACAccacggcgacggcgacggcgacggcgacggcgacggcgacggcgacggcgacggcgacgacgacgacggcgatgacgacgacgaggagtaCAAtgccttctctctatctccctctctatgTGTCTGTATACATCGGGTGTCCTTCTTTAAACGGCCCACACCGTCGAACTCTAGCCTGTTCATCGTCTATCCCCTTCAATTCTACACGATCGCCTTTCTCGCTCGCTTTTACGAGGACACTCTACCGTTCTCCTAGCTTGGCCAGGTAGAGAGAACAGGGGTTCTCAACTTGTCgactttcttactctctctctctctctctcgctctctctctctcgctctctctctcgctctctcttgcAGTCTTTAGTCGAggtttattcgatttatttcaagCAGACTCGAGCGAATGCACACGACGTCGTTATTGATCCCAACGTAGACtgctaaagaagaagaaatatcgtgggttcttttatatctctggcttttttcttttggttcttttttcttcttttttttttttttttttctaatttcaatgatagtcatcgtgtaaatatttgtattaccTATGCTCTTCGATTTTGAAGTACCatccgaaaaaaagaaatacaagtCCACGTGaaagcgaagaaaaagagagggagagagagattcgaaggaagaaagggagagcCACTTTTCCATATAATGGCGAGACACGGACAGGATGAAAAGGGAAACGGTCGGTTGGGGAGAGAAAATGTACGATAGAGCGGGGGTGCAGAGGAGAAGGGACAGGGGAGTTACGGAGAGGGACGGAGAAGGAAGGGAAACGTGATTGGTATGCGCCAAGGCGGAAATGGCATCAGCTGTGGCAACGATAGGAAATTTTGTTATACACACCCTTCTCCGTCTCTcgattctctatctctatctctgtctatcttcgGCAATTCTCTAATTGCATTACAATTTTCGTTAGTTCGCCAAGTTCGAATTCTATTTCCATTGGAGTTACCCTACGGAAACGattcttattatcgattaGCGAATTTCCAACGCTTTCGACGCAAAACTTTGTTAACGTCATTGACTGCCGTGctgatattatttacaaattgatttaatatttcattatgtttCGTTCCCATTCTAATTCCTTATCACTTTACTACTTGGATTTTTTTTCGggattttctctatctttcttattcttgcGTCAGCGtcctttcctttgttttttctttttctaaaatctGACACTTGATTAGCAAACATAAATATGAACGTACGCGACCCATCCTTACTCTTTCATATAGGGATATCGTTTGTGAATTTTTCTACCGTAGAAAATTCAAGTCGAGAACGCAACTCGACTCGAGAAGTATagaatttctctttgaaaaggagttaaagaaaaatagagagccTGGCGAGAGACGAGAGCAGCCGGCTCTCCGTCATCGCGATCGTGCGTGCCACTGCCATCTGCTCGATCATGTAAATGCGAATAacagggagagaaggagaaagagggagagggagagggagagaatggaCGTCTAGTCAGGTCGGCAAGCGTCGGGACGCCCGCGACTACACATGGCACGCGCTCAAACGCGCGGACTCTCGCGCAGACGCGATTCTTCATCGTCGAAAGAGAGTAAgtaagggggagagagagagagagagagagagagagagagattcacgCACACGAGTAGGAGGACGCCGTTGGAAGCGCGTTACATTGAACCATCCAACGGAGAGCGGACACTCGTACGGCGACCGCGAACGTGATAACTCCTTTCCTGTTCCTGTTTCTTCCCAAAGGAACACgaagaataattctttttgaaCTTTCGACGAAAGTGTTCATTTTCTTGAACAAAACTTCGATATCACACAGTGGGAACATTCCGGcacatcgattatttttttcaagagGATTTGGAGCATCAGAAACGAAGCCGATGATCGGTGTTTTCAACTAAAATTGACAGTACGTTCtaactttttctaatttcaaagGATCAATTTAACTCTAGAGGCATCAATTTCAAATGTGCCGCGCGCGGGAAAATTTTGGATAACTCAATTATCTTAAACGTCATTAAAATTGTCGATTTGCAATCGattatctacgtatgtatgttcgAAGCATGCAAAGTTAATAGGTCGAATACTATCGCGCGCATTCACAATAACTCGTCTTGTACTCGTCGTCTGTCACATTTGATAGATTTTCTCTTGACAAAAGGGAGGCGCGCTTTTTTTTcgctcattttttctctttctttctctcgcccTCTCTCggcctctctcactctctctttctccgtcccTACAATAAAAAGTACTTttagaaggaagagaggaaacTGGCACGGAAGCTTTTCAACTAACTTCCATTCAAATTTTGACATACTCGTTTGGACGATAAGTTGAAAGAAGTCattaagaaaagtaataagtcgagaagaaaataattttttgagaGGGCTTTCGCGAAACAATCGCGAATAAGGTCGATTCTTTCGCTCGAAAGATTTCAACGACCTTCCTTCgtatcgttcctttttcttctcacaTTGCATCGCTtgacacgcacgcacgcgctCACATTTCTAAGAAATAATACAGGTTTTAATTAAGTTCGATAAAAGGATATTCTTCGCGTAACCTTACGGAAGTCGACTTTCTCCCACGCGCTAATTAACTTCGTTAAACCTCTTCTCTGCACATGACCTCTTCTTTTCCGTATAAATGTAATTCAATATTCAAAGGAATAAgttggaagagagaaagagaaagagagctcgAGCATCTTATAAATTTCcttagaagaaagaacgaaaccGTAATTGGTATTTATCAACGAGAGAATACATTTTCTCAATTCTTTTCACTGTCGAATCcaacgaaaggaaataaagtaataagaGCGAAGGCCGAGCACGAAATCGCACCCAAGCTAATTTTGTCTACCGATTGAATTTACTCTGCTAGATACACACAACAGACACGTTGTTCCAATAAGCTTAGAAATCGATAGACGTTCGGTCGAAAACAAAAGCATTCTAACGGATTTAACAATGAGTCTTACGTTCCAAATTGGCGCCATTTATCCGGACGATT includes the following:
- the LOC124955200 gene encoding protein Star-like, translating into MAGPGTASAGVGGGGGGQQATAASNLPANALLSYKRTWWRRVAPCLAFLAAFSTAMALLLVWSEAAALRRQAFDANMTRDYVLNSVSMDNPQLIAYIREVHFKPTTHQEFLNATQTSEEKYVASLTQNKREGVYIEYISRIGAMSSTAWLDSNLNWRGVLILTDPRSFFEAQKSSRNIKTRVLHSCLSTDKVIKEITYHQESEVQVTKLGEGPNSLVSSDESLPTTRLKCFPLYSVLLAYNVTTLDYLSLDSPDIQDGQVLDTIPWEIIRISVLSIRWSTHHSTAETKNLIEKLNSRRYKLVETTDTGKRIFIYSTLLKI